The sequence TCAAGTTTGCCGCAGTGATCTCTGCGCTCTCACTCTGACCATCCTCAGGAGGTGGACGCAGCTTCATGCGACTTTCTGTTTtgactttctctccttttcctaTGATTTTAACATAATCCACATACCAAGAAAATCTTTTTTGGGGTGTTTTCTTCCCCTGATAAGTTTTTGATGGTGATCCACATCGGACAGTAAACGGTGATGGCAGACTCTGATGCGCAAGAGACTCGCCAGCCCGCAAAGGACTCGCCGTTCTCCATAAAGAACCTGCTGAACATTGAAGACAAACCCACGAAGCCGAAAAGCTTCCTCGGCTCGTCCAAAGTGTTTGAAGGCAGCTTCTTCTCGCGGCTCGGTGACTTATCTTTCCCTCGATTTGAGTTGCCCACACAAAGAATTGGACTATCTGGGCAGTATCTGGAAAGAGCGTCTACCTGGTGGTATCCATACACGCTTGGGGCTCATCTGAGGACTGCGGGTAAATATTGTTATTAACTTTAACTCTGCACATAAGGAAATTGcagtttttcttctgaaaaaaacccccccaaaaaactgaatttagaGTTTTACGGCAAAATTTTACAGCAAAAGTCCTATTGACACATTTTATGTGATGAAGGGATATGAGAAATTTTTAtaattagaattttaaaaagttgcTTGATTACATGGAATCTTGTCCATTAAATCTCGATTAAATATCGACATtttaacaaaaggaaaaaacctATATTCCACTGGTAAACTGCATATTTAGAACGAACTGAAAATGATTGCAATTGCAGATCACACGCTTAATGGGGGTCAAAtttgaataatgtttttttttcctcctttttctttttttcctgaaggGTCTGAGAAGGCCAGTCTAAGGGAGGCATCACCGGCACCGGACAGGCGCTCCCCGGACCTCCAGAAAAGTGACCAAGATGTCAAAGAGGAAAGCGCCGACGACGACATCGCGCTGGATGAAAGTGATGCGGAAGAgccaaagaaagaaatagaCCAGGGGGACGACTGGAGGAGAAAAACGGACGAACTGGACCCAGAGAAGAAGCCCTGCCGGAAGAAGAAGACGCGCACGGTGTTTTCCAGGAGCCAGGTTTTCCAGCTGGAGTCCACCTTCGACATCAAGCGCTACCTGAGCAGCTCGGAGAGGGCCGGCCTGGCCGCGTCCCTGCACCTGACAGAGACGCAGGTCAAAATCTGGTTTCAGAACCGGAGGAATAAGTGGAAACGGCAGCTGGCCGCGGAGCTGGAGGCGGCCAACCTGAGCCATGCGGCGGCGCAGAGGATTGTGCGGGTTCCCATACTTTACCATGAGAACGGAGCCCCAGAAACGACTGGGGGCTCCGCTGCAAACTCACCGGGCAGCCACCACATGGCTTTTCCCCACCACATGTACTATTCCCACTCGGTCCCTCTGCTGAGGCCTGTTTAACACTGACTGTGTCATTATgagctgtaaatatgtttttaaatgacagtgaccttcactgaaaaaaaaatacatttttgtatattttgtagATTCAACGGACACAATGTTAggtcttattattattacaattattattattatttgtaatCATCACTTATCCTGCTTAAgggtccttgagcaagacacagAGTCCCTATTACAGCCCCCAAAGGTGTTGCAGAGGGAATTTcaaaatttattattattattattattattattggttaGATCATTACATTCAAAAGTTGGTGAATATATTTTAACGTATTGAAAAAAGAACTTGTTTTGAACAGGGTTAACTGTCCATATGTATTTTACAGAgatttgtgtcagtgtttgtagcTAAAATTGTGGAAtttaatattttgatatttttcaaTATTGTGCAATACTGTTGGCTTCACATTAGGCTACCAGCCTTTGTCACCTATAGTTCACttcttttacagaaaaaaactatCCTTTTCTCTTTGTAATGGTGAGGACAATCATGCGatccttaaaaaaaatcctCGAGAAACTGCAGGGGATAGGCAATTGTTTTAATGACGCAATGTTTTGCCGGTAATTTTAAAGCCATGAAAGAGCCAAAAATagcctctgtttttgtgtatggTTTTCCTCTGATATTGTTATTGAAATTCTGTATATTATATGGTCTTACACTCAGTAAAGATTTCATTCCAAAAAGAAATGTATGTATCCTTAATATAATGGTGGTGGTGATCATGTCGTACAAATCTTGGTTTTCAGGCATTCGTGAGGATGGAGTGATCTCTgtgatctctttttttttttaatatcaaagACGAAGCATGAAGGCACAGGTTTTGCtctccaaaataaaatatcacagatgAATCATTTTAACAGAGGCATAATGATTGCCATCTTTTTTTGATCTGATGACTTGAGAATGTTTGAGCTTCATTTCAAATAGAACCATTTTCGCTAAACTGTTAGACCTACcgtacattttcacttttacacacTAACACTGATCTCTTGCTGCATGGTTGTTGTTTTGctacacagtttgtgttttctttaacaaGAAATTATTCTTTGGAAAACAAAAGGCTATGATGGCTACAATGGCCTATAAATTAAGATGGCCGTCTGAAAATTAAAAGGCGAATTCAGAGAATTAAAGAGCCAGTCGTTGTTAATATTTCATGAATttaacaatttaatttttttttcttttagaagcCTGagttatttatcatttttgttgGCGTTTGAGGAGAGGACTGCAATAACCTATTACAGGACCTGTTGGCATATAGGAGACTGTTATTGTTAGACTAGACCTATTTAGGCTAGGCTATCCTcaaatcacaaaaaagaaagaaaattaagtAACAGGCTCTACAGTTAGAATATCATAGGCCTAGGCCATACGTATGTGCTCACAGTGACTCTAAAAAAGGTACCGTAGGCTGTTATTCTTTTTACTATTGTCCATGATcgtgtttattttatatttgtactgtatttctTTTAATGAACGCGATAATTACTCAGAAAACGCATCCCAtgtgtcagtgagagagagagagagagagagagagagagagagagagagagagagagaggaagagagagcagtCCTCTGTCATGTGATCTGTACTGAGACAACGGAAATAAACGTCGAGGTTAAATAAACCAATCATATCGCAGGCGGGAGTTTGAACATTCGTTTCAGCCAATCAGCGTCCTCT comes from Toxotes jaculatrix isolate fToxJac2 chromosome 21, fToxJac2.pri, whole genome shotgun sequence and encodes:
- the LOC121175401 gene encoding homeobox protein HMX3-B encodes the protein MADSDAQETRQPAKDSPFSIKNLLNIEDKPTKPKSFLGSSKVFEGSFFSRLGDLSFPRFELPTQRIGLSGQYLERASTWWYPYTLGAHLRTAGSEKASLREASPAPDRRSPDLQKSDQDVKEESADDDIALDESDAEEPKKEIDQGDDWRRKTDELDPEKKPCRKKKTRTVFSRSQVFQLESTFDIKRYLSSSERAGLAASLHLTETQVKIWFQNRRNKWKRQLAAELEAANLSHAAAQRIVRVPILYHENGAPETTGGSAANSPGSHHMAFPHHMYYSHSVPLLRPV